A DNA window from Hordeum vulgare subsp. vulgare chromosome 1H, MorexV3_pseudomolecules_assembly, whole genome shotgun sequence contains the following coding sequences:
- the LOC123440525 gene encoding uncharacterized protein LOC123440525 isoform X1, translating to MPAAPAVGSNGHDAHGRAGCRESLLRPRPHPPARAGVPVPVRGDAVQAIESSGDTVSDNLRFHEDGHGDSTECSSSFGPSCSGSDDETRSGTHDMEVDSPFLGNFNVDGAASLPKKPRPKQVTAEWRNAVRPIMWRCQWLELRMKELSSQVAKYDRELALISHEKDLRSEMIAADSSDPELAKLDVQGHDRNIMKRRRRQRLEDIVDTSLYMDGHQIISYYHESKNRNYGAETDGLLIYDDAVFEDTKRGVPDNTLLGSKETDRVLEQYSLTDILRTIDSVQSRVLKLQVHLSKVCSNRTQVKVPPKSQKAQTQLASCKKDGHRPKKKRDLNSLLQEEDTHRPLVGVPTALSDRCTDYVMEHGKRNIAEEVATQPYAMKVTFETLFGADNPLIHHTHLGELYKENADDVLIDNRAAQVEGYQQFEKVKQEAQNHVDLANKVANTLLSRGEETVARQVVKLEPVYEIAPSVKQVSPANKRIKKPKKKSGSSLPPLKEQIEKSPDVPAKKRTVKDLHDFKNEKPVFVAVDTRRSQRVRKPKKYGSD from the exons ATGCCTGCGGCTCCGGCGGTGGGCAGCAACGGCCATGACGCCCATGGCAGGGCCGGCTGTCGGGAGAGCCTTCTTCGCCCCCGCCCCCACCCCCCTGCTCGCGCCGGCGTGCCGGTGCCCGTCCGTGGTGACGCAGTGCAGGCGATCGAGTCTTCGGGCGACACGGTTTCCGATAATCTCCGCTTTCATGAAGACGGCCATGGGGACAGCACGGAGTGCTCGAGCTCGTTTGGGCCCTCATGCTCTGGGTCTGACGACGAGACCAGGTCAGGCACGCACGACATGGAGGTGGACTCGCCTTTCCTAGGCAATTTCAATGTGGATGGCGCCGCTTCTCTCCCAAAGAAGCCCAG ACCGAAACAAGTGACAGCTGAGTGGAGAAATGCTGTTCGCCCAATTATGTGGCGGTGTCAGTGGTTAGAATTGCGTATGAAGGAGCTTTCGTCGCAAGTAGCAAAGTATGACAGGGAACTTGCTTTAATCAGTCATGAAAAAGATCTGCGGTCTGAGATGATTGCAGCAGATAGTTCTGATCCAGAATTGGCAAAACTGGATGTCCAAGGCCATGATAGAAATATCATGAAGAGGAGAAGACGGCAAAGGCTTGAAGACATTGTGGACACCTCATTGTACATGGATGGTCATCAAATAATATCCTATTATCATG aaagcaaaaacagaaactatggaGCTGAAACAGATGGTCTGTTGATTTATGATGATGCAG TTTTTGAGGATACCAAAAGAGGAGTTCCTGACAATACATTACTGGGGTCTAAGGAAACAGACAGGGTCTTAGAACAATATTCTTTAACAGATATTCTTCGGACAATTGATAGTGTCCAGTCTCGAGTCCTTAAGCTTCAAGTTCATCTCAGCAAGGTTTGCAGCAATCGCACACAAGTTAAGGTGCCTCCAAAGAGTCAGAAGGCTCAAACCCAGTTAGCCTCTTGTAAGAAGGATGGACACCGTCCTAAGAAAAAGAGGGATCTGAATAGTTTGCTTCAGGAGGAGGATACACATAGACCACTTGTTGGAGTGCCAACTGCTTTATCAGATAGGTGCACTGACTATGTAATGGAACatggaaagagaaatattgcagaAGAAGTCGCAACGCAACCATATGCAATGAAAGTCACATTTGAGACACTCTTTGGTGCAGATAATCCCTTAATTCATCATACTCATCTAGGAGAATTATACAAAGAA aatgctgatgatgtccTAATAGACAACCGAGCAGCCCAAGTAGAAGGGTACCAGCAGTTTGAGAAGGTGAAGCAGGAAGCACAGAATCATGTGGACCTGGCTAATAAGGTTGCTAACACCCTTCTTTCCAGAGGAGAAGAAACTGTTGCAAGACAGGTGGTAAAGCTTGAACCAGTTTATGAAATAGCTCCAAGTGTGAAGCAAGTCAGCCCTGCAAATAAGCGAATCAAGAAACCAAAGAAGAAATCTGGGAGCTCTCTGCCTCCTTTGAAAGAGCAAATCGAGAAGTCTCCTGATGTACCTGCAAAGAAGAGGACTGTGAAAGATCTGCACGATTTCAAGAATGAAAAGCCTGTTTTCGTAGCTGTGGACACCCGGAGGAGCCAGCGAGTTCGAAAACCCAAAAAGTATGGAAGCGATTGA
- the LOC123440525 gene encoding uncharacterized protein LOC123440525 isoform X2, whose amino-acid sequence MPAAPAVGSNGHDAHGRAGCRESLLRPRPHPPARAGVPVPVRGDAVQAIESSGDTVSDNLRFHEDGHGDSTECSSSFGPSCSGSDDETRSGTHDMEVDSPFLGNFNVDGAASLPKKPRPKQVTAEWRNAVRPIMWRCQWLELRMKELSSQVAKYDRELALISHEKDLRSEMIAADSSDPELAKLDVQGHDRNIMKRRRRQRLEDIVDTSLYMDGHQIISYYHESKNRNYGAETDGLLIYDDAVFEDTKRGVPDNTLLGSKETDRVLEQYSLTDILRTIDSVQSRVLKLQVHLSKVCSNRTQVKVPPKSQKAQTQLASCKKDGHRPKKKRDLNSLLQEEDTHRPLVGVPTALSDRCTDYVMEHGKRNIAEEVATQPYAMKVTFETLFGADNPLIHHTHLGELYKENADDVLIDNRAAQVEGYQQFEKRRRNCCKTGGKA is encoded by the exons ATGCCTGCGGCTCCGGCGGTGGGCAGCAACGGCCATGACGCCCATGGCAGGGCCGGCTGTCGGGAGAGCCTTCTTCGCCCCCGCCCCCACCCCCCTGCTCGCGCCGGCGTGCCGGTGCCCGTCCGTGGTGACGCAGTGCAGGCGATCGAGTCTTCGGGCGACACGGTTTCCGATAATCTCCGCTTTCATGAAGACGGCCATGGGGACAGCACGGAGTGCTCGAGCTCGTTTGGGCCCTCATGCTCTGGGTCTGACGACGAGACCAGGTCAGGCACGCACGACATGGAGGTGGACTCGCCTTTCCTAGGCAATTTCAATGTGGATGGCGCCGCTTCTCTCCCAAAGAAGCCCAG ACCGAAACAAGTGACAGCTGAGTGGAGAAATGCTGTTCGCCCAATTATGTGGCGGTGTCAGTGGTTAGAATTGCGTATGAAGGAGCTTTCGTCGCAAGTAGCAAAGTATGACAGGGAACTTGCTTTAATCAGTCATGAAAAAGATCTGCGGTCTGAGATGATTGCAGCAGATAGTTCTGATCCAGAATTGGCAAAACTGGATGTCCAAGGCCATGATAGAAATATCATGAAGAGGAGAAGACGGCAAAGGCTTGAAGACATTGTGGACACCTCATTGTACATGGATGGTCATCAAATAATATCCTATTATCATG aaagcaaaaacagaaactatggaGCTGAAACAGATGGTCTGTTGATTTATGATGATGCAG TTTTTGAGGATACCAAAAGAGGAGTTCCTGACAATACATTACTGGGGTCTAAGGAAACAGACAGGGTCTTAGAACAATATTCTTTAACAGATATTCTTCGGACAATTGATAGTGTCCAGTCTCGAGTCCTTAAGCTTCAAGTTCATCTCAGCAAGGTTTGCAGCAATCGCACACAAGTTAAGGTGCCTCCAAAGAGTCAGAAGGCTCAAACCCAGTTAGCCTCTTGTAAGAAGGATGGACACCGTCCTAAGAAAAAGAGGGATCTGAATAGTTTGCTTCAGGAGGAGGATACACATAGACCACTTGTTGGAGTGCCAACTGCTTTATCAGATAGGTGCACTGACTATGTAATGGAACatggaaagagaaatattgcagaAGAAGTCGCAACGCAACCATATGCAATGAAAGTCACATTTGAGACACTCTTTGGTGCAGATAATCCCTTAATTCATCATACTCATCTAGGAGAATTATACAAAGAA aatgctgatgatgtccTAATAGACAACCGAGCAGCCCAAGTAGAAGGGTACCAGCAGTTTGAGAAG AGGAGAAGAAACTGTTGCAAGACAGGTGGTAAAGCTTGA